From a single Solanum dulcamara chromosome 4, daSolDulc1.2, whole genome shotgun sequence genomic region:
- the LOC129885075 gene encoding triose phosphate/phosphate translocator, chloroplastic-like: protein MASVSNSIQFSLKRSIFYFSSPHKLASRNLTNSVPLTNVSVVANSKNFELIKPLKLIKCSQLLKPRNNVDVFITKAIAADAEDHDIEITDGYVKPTKGFAEKYPALVTGFFFFTWYFLNVIFNILNKKVYNYFPYPYFVSVVHLLVGVTYCLVSWTVGLPKRAPINKELLALLTPVAFCHALGHVMSNVSFATVAVSFTHTIKALEPFFSASASQFVLGHQIPVSLWLSLAPVVIGVSMASLTELSFNWTGFISAMISNIAFTYRSIYSKKAMTGMDSTNVYAYISIIALLFCLPPAIFIEGPQLLQYGFRDAIAKVGLYKFLSDLFWIGMFYHLYNQIATNTLERVAPLTHAVGNVLKRVFVIGFSIVVFGNKISTQTGIGTAIAIAGVAIYSLIKARMEEQKRKATTVTHAQ, encoded by the exons ATGGCTTCAGTCTCTAATTCCATTCAATTTTCTCTaaaaagatcaattttttatttttcctcaCCCCACAAACTTGCTAGTAGAAATTTAACTAATTCAGTTCCTCTCACAAATGTGTCAGTTGTTGCAAATTCCAAGAACTTTGAACTAATTAAGCCCTTGAAGTTAATTAAATGCAGTCAATTATTGAAGCCAAGAAATAATGTTGATGTTTTTATTACAAAGGCAATAGCTGCTGATGCAGAGGATCATGACATTGAAATTACTGAtgg GTATGTTAAACCAACTAAAGGATTTGCTGAAAAATATCCAGCTCTAGTTACTGGATTCTTTTTCTTTACATG GTACTTTCTGAATGTGATTTTCAACATACTCAACAAGAAAGTCTACAATTATTTCCCATATCCATA CTTTGTTTCAGTTGTACATCTCCTAGTTGGAGTAACCTATTGTCTTGTTAGCTGGACGGTTGGTCTACCTAAACGAGCG CCCATCAATAAGGAACTTCTGGCACTGCTTACTCCAGTAGCATTCTGTCATGCTCTTGGACATGTTATGTCTAATGTGTCATTTGCAACTGTTGCTGTATCCTTCACTCATACCATCAAAG CTCTGGAGCCATTCTTCAGTGCTTCGGCTTCTCAGTTTGTCTTGGGACACCAGATCCCCGTATCTCTGTGGTTATCACTGGCCCCTGTTGTCATTG GTGTATCGATGGCATCATTGACCGAACTATCATTCAACTGGACTGGCTTCATTAGTGCAATGATCTCAAATATTGCTTTCACTTACAGAAGTATCTACTCAAAGAAAGCAATG ACTGGAATGGACAGCACAAATGTATACGCGTATATTTCAATTATAGCCCTCCTCTTTTGCCTACCTCCAGCAATATTT ATTGAAGGACCTCAACTACTACAGTATGGTTTCCGCGATGCCATTGCTAAAGTAGGTCTTTATAAGTTCTTATCCGACCTTTTTTGGATCGGGATGTTCTATCATTTGTATAACCAG ATAGCTACTAACACCTTAGAGCGTGTTGCGCCACTTACACATGCAGTTGGAAATGTGTTGAAGCGAGTCTTTGTGATTGGTTTCTCTATAGTAGTATTTG GAAACAAGATATCGACTCAAACTGGGATTGGTACTGCAATAGCTATTGCAGGTGTTGCTATCTACTCTTTAATAAAGGCAAGGATGGAAGAGCAAAAACGG AAGGCTACTACCGTTACTCATGCACAATAG
- the LOC129887580 gene encoding PLASMODESMATA CALLOSE-BINDING PROTEIN 1-like translates to MNAFMLSLVFLLAIIGYSSANYCICKDGVDVKILQENIDYACGSGADCTAIHTNGACYNPDTVKDHCNYAVNSYYQRKGASGASCDFKGTATLTSTAPASTGSGCVYQSTAGNTGGNTTPTTVPGTTSPSTGGTSTSTNTGTGSGTTLPGTNPVFGLGPSGMTNTDINESTTIHQSYVFFTIALLFTSFLVYA, encoded by the exons ATGAATGCTTTTATGTTATCTTTGGTATTTTTATTGGCTATCATTGGTTACTCAA GTGCCAATTACTGTATTTGCAAAGATGGTGTAGATGTAAAAATTCTTCAGGAGAACATAGATTATGCCTGTGGATCTGGAGCTGATTGCACAGCTATCCATACTAATGGTGCTTGTTACAACCCTGACACTGTCAAAGATCACTGCAACTATGCTGTAAATAGCTATTATCAAAGGAAAGGTGCATCTGGTGCTAGTTGTGACTTTAAAGGAACTGCAACTTTGACATCAACTGCACCAGCTT CCACTGGTTCTGGATGTGTATATCAGTCCACTGCTGG TAACACAGGTGGAAATACAACTCCAACAACTGTACCAGGAACCACAAGTCCATCAACAGGAGGCACTAGCACTAGCACTAACACTGGCACAGGAAGTGGCACAACATTACCAGGAACTAATCCAGTTTTTGGACTTGGACCAAGTGGCATGACCAACACAGACATAAATGAGAGTACTACTATTCATCAAAGCTATGTGTTTTTCACCATTGCCCTTTTGTTTACAAGCTTCTTGGTATATGCTTAA